In Flavobacterium sp. N1736, the following are encoded in one genomic region:
- a CDS encoding metal-dependent transcriptional regulator: MTFSEENYLKSIYHLTASNDAEVSTNAIAEMMETKASSVTDMLKKLSEKDLVNYKKYQGVSLTENGKLAAKMIVRKHRLWEVFLVEKLNFTWDEVHDIAEQLEHIKSEQLINRLDDFLGNPTEDPHGDPIPDANGRIVKIEKQLLSELTENQIGVCVGVKDTSSEFLKYLDKQEIALGSKIEFLSRESFDLSVKIKVDGRELSISNKIASNLFVKLV; this comes from the coding sequence ATGACTTTTTCAGAAGAAAACTATCTAAAATCAATATATCATCTTACGGCTTCGAATGATGCTGAAGTAAGCACGAATGCTATTGCTGAAATGATGGAAACCAAAGCTTCTTCGGTTACGGATATGCTTAAAAAACTGTCTGAGAAAGATTTGGTCAATTATAAAAAATATCAGGGTGTTTCTTTGACGGAAAATGGAAAACTAGCCGCTAAAATGATTGTTAGAAAACATCGCTTATGGGAAGTTTTTTTGGTTGAAAAACTAAATTTTACCTGGGATGAGGTTCATGATATTGCCGAACAATTAGAACATATCAAATCAGAACAATTGATTAACCGTTTGGATGATTTTTTGGGAAATCCAACCGAAGATCCGCACGGAGATCCGATTCCGGATGCAAACGGGCGAATTGTTAAAATTGAAAAACAATTGCTTTCTGAATTAACCGAAAATCAAATTGGAGTTTGTGTTGGTGTAAAAGATACTTCATCAGAATTCCTGAAATATCTGGATAAACAAGAAATTGCCTTAGGTTCTAAAATTGAATTCTTATCCAGAGAATCTTTCGATTTATCTGTAAAAATTAAGGTTGATGGTCGTGAATTGTCGATTTCGAATAAAATAGCTTCGAATTTGTTTGTGAAGTTGGTTTAG